One genomic region from Campylobacter concisus encodes:
- the panB gene encoding 3-methyl-2-oxobutanoate hydroxymethyltransferase, giving the protein MKNEKTQMKKLSINDIKNKKGIEPIVMITAYDALFAKLFDDYADIILVGDSLNMSFNMQESTISADINTMLYHTKAVCNGAKNTFIMADMPFGSYTNEKQAIKNAMNFFKQTNADAVKLEVGMHQVNLVKRLCEEGINVMAHIGLKPQFYKFEGGYKIKGRSEIEAKKLIEEALAFEQAGAFGILLEGTMSSVASEITKQVHVPVIGIGSGVNVDGQVLVWSDMLGFFEDFKPKFVKRYLDGADIVRKSVQSYANDVKSKIFPSEEFCY; this is encoded by the coding sequence ATGAAAAATGAAAAAACTCAGATGAAAAAACTAAGCATAAATGATATAAAAAACAAAAAAGGCATTGAGCCTATTGTAATGATAACTGCCTATGATGCGTTATTTGCTAAGCTTTTTGATGATTATGCTGATATTATTTTGGTTGGCGATAGCTTAAATATGAGTTTTAATATGCAAGAAAGCACGATAAGTGCAGACATAAATACCATGCTTTATCATACAAAGGCCGTTTGTAACGGAGCTAAAAATACTTTTATCATGGCTGATATGCCATTTGGCAGCTACACAAATGAAAAGCAAGCGATAAAAAATGCGATGAATTTTTTCAAACAGACAAATGCCGATGCGGTAAAGCTCGAAGTTGGCATGCATCAAGTAAATTTAGTGAAGCGCCTTTGTGAAGAGGGCATAAACGTTATGGCTCACATTGGCTTAAAGCCTCAGTTTTATAAATTTGAAGGTGGCTATAAGATAAAAGGCAGAAGCGAGATCGAGGCAAAAAAACTAATTGAAGAGGCTTTGGCGTTTGAGCAAGCTGGAGCATTTGGCATCTTACTTGAAGGCACGATGAGTAGCGTGGCTAGCGAGATAACAAAGCAAGTTCATGTACCAGTTATTGGTATCGGATCCGGAGTAAACGTCGATGGGCAAGTACTTGTATGGTCTGATATGCTTGGATTTTTCGAGGACTTTAAGCCAAAATTTGTAAAACGCTATCTTGATGGAGCGGATATTGTAAGAAAGAGTGTGCAATCCTACGCAAATGATGTAAAGAGCAAAATTTTTCCAAGTGAAGAATTTTGCTATTAG
- a CDS encoding cache domain-containing protein, protein MNKYKKYLNVYIVFIFIIVLGGLFYFLYSSYMAEKMQNNMRVFFDYQVKQLNKSIDDEKFSSMAISILLAQNESIQMCLLGQSRDECIKNIENLTKTLGAASMYNNIKLHIYDKDLKSYVRSWDLNRYGDMIASSRFLVQESRHQNKPMVGIEAWYAGTHIRAVSNVIRDGKIIGNIEVLLNFDSLGNYFKKQGIDLFVLLAKDKMPSRKSIPSDQILNDYYIENLSSANLNIVGFLRDINFKEYEFYVYKTHYFCVVPLIDASNTQIGYYVLHVNTNEKERNISQNYFESEELF, encoded by the coding sequence TTGAATAAATATAAAAAATATCTTAATGTCTATATCGTTTTTATCTTTATCATAGTACTTGGAGGGCTTTTTTACTTTCTTTACAGCTCTTATATGGCTGAAAAGATGCAAAATAATATGCGAGTCTTTTTTGATTACCAGGTAAAACAGCTTAATAAAAGCATAGATGATGAGAAATTTTCATCAATGGCGATCTCTATCCTGCTTGCTCAAAATGAGTCTATACAAATGTGTTTGCTAGGTCAAAGCCGCGATGAATGCATAAAAAATATCGAAAATTTAACCAAAACCCTTGGTGCAGCTTCGATGTATAACAATATTAAGCTTCACATTTATGATAAAGATCTAAAAAGCTATGTAAGGAGCTGGGATCTAAACAGATATGGCGATATGATCGCTAGTAGTAGGTTTTTAGTGCAAGAGTCAAGGCATCAAAACAAGCCCATGGTCGGTATCGAGGCGTGGTATGCTGGAACGCATATAAGGGCTGTCTCAAACGTAATACGTGATGGTAAAATTATTGGCAACATCGAGGTTTTGTTAAATTTTGACTCACTTGGAAATTATTTTAAAAAGCAAGGAATTGATCTATTTGTTCTTTTGGCAAAAGATAAGATGCCATCTCGTAAAAGCATTCCGAGTGATCAAATTTTAAATGATTATTACATCGAAAATTTAAGCAGTGCAAATTTAAATATAGTAGGTTTTTTGCGTGATATTAATTTTAAAGAATATGAATTTTACGTTTATAAAACACACTACTTTTGCGTGGTTCCATTAATAGACGCTAGCAACACACAGATAGGCTATTATGTGCTTCATGTAAATACTAATGAAAAAGAGCGAAATATTTCACAAAATTATTTTGAGTCAGAAGAGCTTTTTTAA
- a CDS encoding HIT family protein → MIYEDKFIKIEREDNELPWIKIFTIKPFRELSDCDEASRARLFEAMLISEKAMLEFYKPTKINIASFGNYVPHVHIHVIARFSSDSFFPDSVWANPKRKSELALPEFDKFAKFLEEKLRASF, encoded by the coding sequence ATGATCTATGAAGATAAATTTATAAAAATCGAGCGTGAAGACAATGAGCTTCCTTGGATAAAAATTTTTACCATTAAGCCATTTCGTGAGCTAAGCGATTGCGATGAAGCGAGTAGGGCAAGGCTATTTGAAGCGATGCTTATAAGCGAAAAGGCTATGCTTGAGTTTTATAAACCAACCAAAATAAACATTGCAAGCTTTGGAAACTACGTGCCACACGTGCATATTCATGTTATTGCTAGATTTAGTAGTGACTCGTTTTTTCCAGATAGCGTTTGGGCTAATCCAAAAAGAAAAAGCGAGCTTGCGTTGCCAGAATTTGATAAATTTGCAAAATTTTTAGAAGAAAAGTTAAGGGCTAGTTTTTGA
- a CDS encoding cytochrome C yields the protein MGEPHLCPRCKQRTIYFDGICYECRQKEKLEFYQGLSETEIKQKLKNVLAHTDDIGKYDEIYSDLVYIFYLHGICDEQIIREVTKESEYYPFEIYKNATSDVRDELINSLNGAENIVKINHILCALAWQGDEVVRELFFKLYKAPKPWKAKLHVDMDGYAQVAGWSFDESGKRRSLFFDRCFTCQPSQNVDTSIKFKALSDEKCKFCSGEMLEFIIKKESLKRLGLELKNDAVLKFCPTCVGLVQYFCQNDDNNMQTEIVGEGESEDYLRDAVTTLDGQNFELASEVCAHYSYMIDSEILLGGYPQWEQDAEYLKCPKCSKSMKYLAQIPLGSLVDGDGTIYVQICDECEIVGANFQCT from the coding sequence AATGCAGACAAAAAGAGAAGCTGGAGTTTTATCAAGGTTTAAGCGAGACTGAGATTAAGCAAAAGCTAAAAAATGTCCTAGCTCACACAGACGATATAGGCAAATATGATGAAATTTATAGCGATCTTGTCTATATTTTCTACCTGCACGGAATTTGCGACGAGCAGATAATAAGAGAAGTGACCAAAGAGAGTGAATACTACCCATTTGAAATTTATAAAAACGCCACAAGCGACGTGAGAGATGAGCTCATAAATAGTCTAAATGGCGCTGAAAATATCGTAAAAATAAATCACATCCTTTGTGCGCTTGCGTGGCAGGGCGATGAGGTGGTGAGGGAGCTATTTTTTAAGCTCTATAAAGCGCCAAAGCCTTGGAAGGCAAAGCTTCACGTTGATATGGATGGATACGCGCAGGTTGCTGGCTGGAGCTTTGATGAGAGCGGCAAGAGAAGAAGCCTATTTTTTGATAGGTGCTTTACTTGCCAGCCAAGCCAAAACGTAGATACAAGCATTAAATTTAAAGCACTAAGCGATGAAAAATGTAAATTTTGTAGCGGTGAGATGCTGGAATTTATCATCAAAAAAGAGAGTCTAAAGCGACTCGGACTAGAGCTAAAAAACGATGCTGTGCTTAAATTTTGCCCAACATGTGTGGGCTTGGTGCAGTATTTTTGCCAAAATGATGACAATAATATGCAAACAGAGATAGTGGGCGAGGGCGAGAGTGAGGACTATTTAAGAGATGCTGTGACGACTCTTGATGGGCAAAATTTCGAGCTAGCCAGCGAGGTTTGCGCTCACTACTCGTATATGATAGATAGCGAAATTTTGCTTGGTGGATATCCGCAGTGGGAGCAAGATGCCGAGTATTTAAAATGTCCAAAATGCAGCAAAAGCATGAAATATCTAGCACAAATTCCTCTTGGAAGTCTAGTAGATGGCGATGGAACTATATATGTTCAAATATGTGATGAATGCGAGATCGTTGGGGCAAATTTTCAGTGCACGTAA
- a CDS encoding histidine phosphotransferase, with product MGILKRLEIDYSYDIVEEFLSHYALMCDLLEPLIINLGRADKYKDSILELTRIFHNIKSAAGFMHLDPILKLTTLAEEITQEARSLKGPANDKFIDWLLLISDQFNKYKDDVENDFEYFSVLEPKIIDVPAKLN from the coding sequence ATGGGTATATTAAAAAGGCTTGAAATAGATTACTCTTATGACATAGTTGAAGAATTTTTATCTCACTATGCTTTAATGTGCGATTTACTCGAGCCTTTGATAATAAATTTAGGAAGAGCTGATAAATATAAAGATAGTATCTTAGAGCTTACTAGGATTTTTCATAATATTAAATCAGCAGCAGGATTCATGCATCTTGATCCGATATTAAAGCTTACAACTTTAGCTGAAGAGATAACTCAAGAGGCAAGAAGTCTAAAAGGGCCAGCAAATGATAAATTTATAGATTGGTTGCTACTTATTAGCGATCAGTTTAATAAATATAAAGATGACGTCGAGAACGATTTTGAATATTTTAGCGTTCTTGAGCCAAAAATCATTGATGTGCCTGCAAAACTTAACTAA
- a CDS encoding AI-2E family transporter: MNNRLFFGIFVFCALALVVYLFKPYLLDIFIAALLAVAVSNVQIAFLSLTKNRKTLSSALTTSVLLCLFIAPLLYAVVEIAKYAAGFDINNVTKTIEFIKNYDFRMPESINFLEPKIKEFIGGLDIKMLFSQLATNLASLGKLSLKFGVDMIIILVFFFFCNLYGNELISYLKYALPLKQDDTESILSEVGNVMSVVFYSTIANMIIQGFLFAIITSFYGYDGVLTGIFFSFASLIPVVGGILAWAPISIYEFANGNTAAAITIAIYTIVVISFAADTLLKPLVIKFINSKLVKIPTKINELLIFFAMLAGITTFGFWGVILGPAIVTFFISTIKLYTLLRERNFV, from the coding sequence ATGAACAATAGACTATTTTTTGGAATTTTTGTATTTTGTGCTTTGGCTTTAGTGGTCTATCTTTTTAAACCTTATCTGCTTGATATTTTTATCGCTGCACTGCTTGCTGTCGCGGTTTCAAATGTCCAAATCGCATTTTTATCGCTTACCAAAAACCGAAAGACGCTTTCATCGGCTCTTACCACATCTGTGCTTCTTTGCTTATTTATCGCCCCACTTCTTTATGCGGTGGTTGAGATCGCAAAATACGCGGCTGGCTTTGATATAAACAATGTTACAAAGACTATAGAATTTATCAAAAATTATGATTTTAGGATGCCTGAGTCGATAAATTTTTTAGAGCCAAAGATAAAAGAATTTATTGGCGGACTTGATATTAAGATGCTTTTTTCTCAACTTGCGACAAATCTTGCAAGTCTAGGTAAGTTAAGCCTTAAATTTGGCGTTGATATGATTATTATTTTGGTCTTTTTCTTCTTTTGCAATCTTTATGGCAATGAACTAATCAGCTATCTAAAATATGCACTTCCGCTAAAGCAAGATGACACAGAGTCTATTTTAAGCGAAGTTGGCAATGTGATGAGTGTCGTTTTTTATTCAACCATTGCAAATATGATAATACAAGGCTTTTTATTTGCTATTATCACAAGCTTTTACGGCTATGACGGCGTGCTAACTGGCATCTTTTTTAGCTTTGCTTCACTAATCCCAGTTGTTGGCGGTATTTTGGCGTGGGCGCCTATTAGTATTTATGAGTTTGCAAATGGCAACACAGCAGCAGCGATAACTATCGCAATTTATACGATCGTAGTGATCTCATTTGCAGCTGATACGCTTTTAAAGCCACTTGTTATTAAATTTATAAACTCAAAGCTGGTCAAAATACCAACAAAGATAAATGAACTTCTTATATTTTTTGCGATGCTCGCCGGCATCACGACATTTGGGTTTTGGGGTGTGATCCTTGGACCAGCGATCGTGACATTTTTTATCTCGACTATTAAACTTTATACGCTTTTAAGAGAGAGAAATTTTGTATAA